A portion of the Bacillus thuringiensis genome contains these proteins:
- a CDS encoding MerR family transcriptional regulator has protein sequence MEYGYFAQEVAKQLDINTNTLRRWSIELEKMEYIFERNERNQRIYYENDIDILKQMKEYLNQNWKLEEAATRSMENTEENVQKTDSVHEENEVQVTLRKRSETDVLMIQEKFSYMFEQQDKIVQQNQDIIKLLLQERSEKEDKDLQIQLLQEKLDKAIELLNEDRQEQQDNTKKTFIQRFFGRN, from the coding sequence TTGGAATATGGATATTTTGCACAAGAAGTAGCAAAACAACTAGATATAAACACCAATACACTTCGCAGATGGTCAATCGAACTAGAAAAAATGGAATATATATTTGAAAGAAATGAGCGTAATCAACGAATTTACTATGAGAATGATATAGATATCTTAAAGCAAATGAAAGAATACTTAAATCAAAACTGGAAACTAGAAGAAGCTGCAACAAGAAGCATGGAAAACACTGAAGAGAACGTTCAGAAAACGGATAGCGTTCACGAGGAAAATGAAGTTCAAGTAACGCTCAGAAAACGTTCAGAAACAGATGTTTTGATGATTCAAGAAAAATTTTCTTACATGTTTGAGCAACAAGATAAAATTGTACAGCAGAACCAAGATATCATTAAATTATTATTACAGGAACGCTCAGAAAAAGAAGACAAGGATTTACAGATTCAGTTATTACAAGAAAAACTGGATAAAGCAATTGAACTATTGAATGAAGATCGCCAAGAACAGCAAGATAACACCAAAAAAACGTTCATTCAACGTTTTTTTGGTCGAAATTAA